Part of the Scomber japonicus isolate fScoJap1 chromosome 6, fScoJap1.pri, whole genome shotgun sequence genome, gagctgcaacgattagtcgatTAGTCTCCAAAGAATTAaacagcaactattttgataatcaattcatttttatagccatgttttaagaagaaaaaaatgtccaaattctctgatttcagCTTATCATAGATGTAtactttctggtttctttagtcctctatgataGTAATCTggatatatttgggttgtggagTGTTGTTCATGACGAAGCATGGAACAAGCAACTAATCCattaatatagaaaataatcaacagaataATCAATGATGCAAAAAGATTACTAGATACAGCCTTAATTCATGAAACAGTTTTCCctaaaatattgtaataaagAAGACTATAATACTAACTAAGCTCTTTGTCCAACTTGACAGTAGATGAAGACAGAGCCCTCAGGAAGGTGAGTCATCTGCCCTCTCACCACTGGCTCAGCTGAAATGGAAGAAGTACAACTGTtagaaaaatgactgaattaaaGTGCACAAAATATGCATTAATTAAACATCAAGATCTTTGGAAGTAAAACGGTGTAACCATTCAAAACCAGGACAATGAATAAATCTCTATATGACAGGTCTCTAAATGAAGGTAATCACATATTGAGCATTAaggggtttttaaaaaaaaaagtatctgaCGTTACCTTTTACACAGTCTGGACACCAGCTCTTTCCTTGGTCGTCTTTATCACCAGAgaaataagcaaaaatatcctttcctttcctctcagaCACAGCCTTGCAGAACTCCTCGTAGCCATGCACACTCACTTCTTCGTACTGTGCCATCGTTCAGTTTTAGACCGACTGGATGAGAAAATGCAAGGATTTGCAGCTGTTTGATTGCAAGGCACTAGCAAGGTGTCAGCAGTCAGCAGACAGAAGTTATGCTGCTCTCtgaacactgaaaaataaagcCCCTTCCGGTTTGTTCAAAGGTTCTTAAAGGGACCGTGTAGCTACAGTAATAtcgaaacttaaaaaaaaccccacacatatatatacacgaCAGGTATACTATGTGAATATGCTATTGAGTAAATCTCTCCCGACTGAAGTTGACCTTATTAAcgcttttaattagtgtttttaaaaaagcggTTGCAGTGATGTTTGACTGCTGTTACTATCCGTACCCAGTGTGTGTCCCCCATCAAATAACGTTCCCCTCTTGTTAAAATTGTGTTTCTCACAGCACGACATCCGCGGTTGGAGTTAGGTTATGATTACGGTTAGCTGGTTGGGTTTAAGGTACGCTTGGGTTAAGGTGAAGCACCTCAGAAGACAACTGGTTGGGGTTATGGCGAAGGGGGAATACATATTGACAGGGGAACAGACTTCGACATAACACCGGTAAAACAAAATCACTTCCGTTTACGGCGGTCTGACTCTGTTGTCATGGCGCGTTTCAAACTGTCGATAAGCCTCGACAGTCATTTAGAAAGTTTGTTAACCCgctactatatttcatttaagttTAGCTAGCGACAGTGTATGcataaatcatttataatacATAGACtacatagactgtaaaaacaacGGGGTTATAAACGATGTAGAAATGACTTTGGGATTAACTCTTAATTCAGGAGCGTTGTTAGCTTTCTCTTGCTAACTCTCATTTACAGTGTCATGAATTATTTGGTAGTTTGACTAAAGTTGGCAGTTGCTTTTGCTATAATGACTGCGCAGTTCTTGCAGGTTGGCCCTACGATTTTAGTAGGACAGCAAATTCATGGAAAAGACTGGGTTGTTTCAGGCTCTGCCCGAAACGGTCACAGCGGTGGTGGAGATTTAACCACTGCGATGTCCCAAACCAAGGTAAAACCAAACACAATTAATACAACAATTCAGCTGTAGCATCATTGTGGTGTTTCGGTGTAACgagtgaccgtgttaactggtgacttgtGTGGTGGTTGTCATAGTGACAGCAGCTGTTGGAAACACGAACAGAACACATAACGTTAGGTGTCCTTCTTAAAGCCTTTAAATTCAATGTTCAGTACAGTATTCATCGGGCCCTTTTAGTCTTACACTATGTAAATTAAACGCTGTTACCAACTAGACGCATTCATATTTCTTCGCTTATTTTTCTGAAATGAATCTTTTTAAATGGTAGCTTGTCAAGAGTAGAGGTGACGCTGAGTCTCGTTGCAGTTGTCCTTATTAAATGATCATATCATCGCATTAAGTTAAACAGGCGACATATTTTGTGTACACAATGGCAAATGGGTTAATTGGTTGAATATGGGCCACCGAGGATAACTATAAAAATCTCAAAATAGGCAGTAGCTCCACTGCCGATTAATAGGTTACGGCTTGTTACACACAATAAGAAACGCTCAATGCTTCTTGCTGAGCACAATTTAATTTTCGTAAATGCTTAGCGTAGATAATAAACACAGATGAGTATTGATTCAAGTAAAACTGAATAGGcttttaggcttttttttccAACAGCTGCCACAGACGCATTTGGGTGAAAGTCGCCAATTAAATCCAATTCGGTCTAATGCAGTAGCTCTTAAATAAACTCAACCTTCATGATGGTTGTAATGTTGAATTTTAGTTGAAACTGAGAGGTGTTTATTCAACTAATGTCAGACAGTATGGCCATTTTGGGGACTATAGTATGTGATGCTGTTGAATAGTGATACTAATCACgtatttctcatattttgtCCACTTATAAGTGAGCATAGACtaaatattgcacatttcaGTACAGTACAATGCACTTCAGTTTAATTACCATTACTTCAGGACATGTTTTGcacagctttttattttttacagtccaTAAGTCAGGTCATGTATATAGCTTTGTAGTGTGGTAATGCTTTTAATGTTATAAATTTAATTCCATTTGCTTGATTTCttattttgtttgcatttactattattattattaccatctTGACGTTTGGATTTATTGTGATTTATCTCAGGACTGTTGtattaataaaactaataataataataataactttatttataaagcacctttcatacataaaatgcagctcaacgtgctttacatttaaagcaataaaacaaggGCAAACAAGTAGAGCaagttaaaataaacaacatgggttaaacaaagaaaagggaaaacaaaATAACAGGTGTAAAATACAAGATAAAACATAGATTAAAATGATTACACTGTATTACACTGAATTGGATTGGCAGTGGTTAGTTGTACTAAACAAATTGGCATTGCATGACTTCAAAATAAGTGAATGATAGTAAACCTGCAATGATCAGTCAAGTAATCAATGTCAAATAGTACAtcaatcaccaactattttaataactgaataattgttttgagtcttttttttttcagaaaaaataTCCACATTCTCTGATTCTAGCTCTTCACATTTTCTGATTTCTATGGCAGTAAACTGAATTTCTTGGCTTTCTggctttttaattgtatgttaggacaaaataagacatgtAGATGTCATCTTGAACTTTTCTCACCATTTTCTGAACCAAACCACTAATCAGTTCATCAAGTAAATAAGCtacagattgattgataatgaaaataatctaaaaTCAGAGCATTCAATTGTCAGAGATTGGTATGAAAAGCATGATTGACAATTAcagtgtctgtttctgtcacatACAACACTGATAATAACATTGACATCTTACACGCCACAGCTGTTGTTCAATGAAGCCATGCCTGCAAGCACCAGCAACCGTGCGACCCGTGTACATCTACCAGCCCCCATTGTGATTGAGAAACTGCTGCCACTGTCAGAGGAGCGGGAGAATGGGGACAGCACCAGGAGCTCATTCAGCTTCACTGCTCTCTCCGAGGAGAGGCTGCAGGCTGCAGTTAAGCTGGCAAAGAGAGATCTTAGACGGAGGCACCTTGTGTCACTGAACCAATCTCCTGCCAGACCTTCCCAAGAGGTCTCCCTCTTTGAGACGAGTGATGTAGAGCTACTTCAGGTAGTTGATCTGCAAAAATCATAAAGTTTACACTTTGTAGTTTATTATCTAACTTACCTCTCACGTGGAAGTAATTCATCCCTGACCTAATACTTCCTGACTCTGCTCAGACTTTGTCTGTAAATGGCTAAAGtgattattttcttctcttcaaaGGAGCTAGGGACCAATCCAAGTAAGACTAAATTAAAAGCCTCCAGTCCAAAGGAGAAGGCGTCCCGACCTGGAGCCAAACAGTCAGAGCACGCATACCACAAGCGTCTTGCTTCTCCCACGCCAAGGGTTGGCCAGTCACCCCCAACCAAAGATCCTGGCCCAATGCCGTTGGAAAGAGCAGGCCAGCAGGCTCCGTTAAGCCAGGAGATCCACAAGCTGCAAAATGAGCTGGAAGTTTACATCCAGAAAGTCGAACAACTAGCTAACAGCGGTAATTCCCTAAAAACAGCTCGCTACAGAAGGCCTGTGTCTTACTGTTGAtcacattgttttttaatttcacacaCTTTACCCACCACAGTAATCAGACTCTTCAATTAGAACACTAGTAGAGTTTTACAGTGTACTTATTTGAACAACAGGGGAGAAAATGAAGGAGCCACTGGATCCTGATGAGCAAAACAAGCTGGAGATACGCAGGCAGAAGCAGGCAGCCCGCTCAGCACGTATCATCTATGTTCTCCAACAACAGGTATTTTAGTCTGCGGCACATTTAATTGAAAAATCACCCCgctgactttttaaattttctcAGTTTTTACAAACGCAGTTATCTTAAATTGTCATTAAATAGGTAAAAGAGATACAAGAAGACATAAAGACACTACGCAGCCACAAAACATGGGACACCAAAAAGGTATGTTACAGCTTTAATGCTATGTAGGACTGGGGCCATTTGTTGCAATGTTGATAATTATTGATAAATCACACTTATATCAGTTGTGCTTGTCTCTGTGACAGGCATTTAAATTATAAAAGACaaagctgtttgttttcttctcaaATCAGCAAGTAGAAACATGATGTTCAAATAACAGTTCTATGTGGTAGTATTATTCCCACCTTCTTATAAAAATTGAACTTGATTCATTTTGTTAAAAGGACATTTCATAGCGCTACTGCTAAGCAAAAGTCATTAATTATACATAATACATGTTACTCAATGGTAAACTGATTTACTCTCCGTTCAACTCTCAGTTCACAGCAATAAACAGGCTAGCAGCAGCCCACCGGGGGACACTGAGGGCCTTGCAGGTTGTTATCCACCAGTTGTCGGATCAATCTCATAGCAAGGTCCCCCCTCATTACAGAGAGTTGGGCCAGCTTATTCGCCAGCTCTCTTTGTGCTCAGCTAAGATAGAGGTGGATCAGGGTTCAGCTGTGCCTGAAACGGCCCTCGACATCCTGCAGAAACTGGAGGTGAGCAGCGTACTGTACAGTAAAATCAAAGGCATTTGGACAACTGTGGGTTTCTCATCATTTTGGCTTCACTCCAGCACAGCAGATGTGAAATGTAGATATAATTTAGTCTTCCAATTTTAGGGCAATATGCAGAACAGCAATCCTGACGGGCCAAGTTAGGCAGCCCAATTCATTTTCACTCACTGAAAGATCAGACTGAAGGCAAAAAGCTAACAAAGCATGCAGGAAGTTAAGTTGGCTGCAGTACAGATCTGGCAGAGCATCATAAGGGAAGATGCAAAGTGTGTGCTCATGTTTGTGGGTCATAGACTAATGTTTGTTATCAAGTGTGAAGGATTTCTAACCAACTTTTATTATTCTTATGGTTATGTTCCTGTCCAATCCAATGTCCCCCAATAAATGCTGGATTATGTACAAAAAGGATGATTACATCATTTACTTTGATAGTATAGTAAACTAAAAAATAGATATGTGGTCTGAAGAGTGTTTAGTTTGTTGACTGATATATATCACTTGTCTAAATATGCAGTTTATGTCATGAAGGCATCATTCAGTATAATCCAAGTTTTGAGTGTTTTGCACTCTGCTCCTCGTAGACTTTGGATTCTGCCCTCAATAAACAAGAGATGCTGCAAAAGATGCAAGCCCAAGCATATCCTCCACGCAGGAAGTCTCCTCATCGCAGCACGTCACCCACAAGTGCACCCAAGGGTCACAGCACCTCAATTGCTCGGGGACCTCGCAAGCCAGCAAATCCCAAAAGAAATATTCGAGGTGAGCACTGACTGTACCTATTAAATCACGTTTTTCTACTCCTGAGAAATcagtttgtgcatgtgtaactATCAATCATTTTCTGCTTTCTAACTTCACCAACAGTAGCTATTAATACAATGTCTAGCCTGATGAATGCAATATAAATGAAGTATTTTCCTTCCAAGTTTCCTACTAATGGTAATGATGTACTTGCTGCCAAAGCCTGTAGGAACTGCCAAGAGAATAAATTGAATGTATGCCGTGTGATGAAGGATGAACCGCTTAGTCTCCCGTATGTCTGGAGGTCATCTGAGTGATTTTGTGCGGTTGTGTTCGGGCCCCCGGCTGTGTTTAAACGGCTGCACCCTGGCTGAAAATT contains:
- the txndc17 gene encoding thioredoxin domain-containing protein 17 encodes the protein MAQYEEVSVHGYEEFCKAVSERKGKDIFAYFSGDKDDQGKSWCPDCVKAEPVVRGQMTHLPEGSVFIYCQVGQRAYWKDAKNDFKKTLKLSGVPTLLRYGTPQKLVEDECLKSDLVRMMFTED